One genomic region from Cardiobacteriaceae bacterium TAE3-ERU3 encodes:
- a CDS encoding DEAD/DEAH box helicase, protein MPENHITKVAFKDFALHDAIQEALQDAKLTHATPIQAKTLPLTLEGHDVMGLAQTGTGKTAAFLIAMLQYLMVNPVHPKAKGPWAIVLAPTRELAIQIKKDADLLGRYTGLKSLAVYGGTNIEHQKNLFKAANIDIVIGTPGRIIDLYKQKVFRLKNIEVCVLDEADRMFDLGFIDDIRYLLKQMPPAQERLNLLFSATMAQKVQELAYEYFNAPETISIESDQPTADNVTQVLYHTAKHEKTPLLLGILAQEQPSRSIVFLNTKRDLERLSVVLEANGYPNAALSGDIAQKKREQVIKDFQSGKTNIVVATDVAARGLHIPDVSHVFNYDLPQAAEDYVHRIGRTARAGASGKAVSFACEEYVYSLPEIEHYIDNKIPVENINDELLADVIPPSDEALAALKSEQRQRREQAGNRGNRRNGNGRSNNTRTDNRKRTPRRNNRQNQDNHGNR, encoded by the coding sequence ATGCCGGAAAATCATATAACCAAGGTGGCATTTAAAGACTTCGCGCTACACGATGCCATTCAAGAAGCTTTGCAAGATGCCAAGTTAACTCATGCCACCCCTATTCAGGCCAAAACGTTACCATTAACATTGGAAGGCCATGACGTCATGGGGCTGGCCCAGACCGGCACCGGTAAAACGGCAGCATTTCTCATCGCCATGCTGCAATACCTGATGGTCAACCCTGTTCATCCTAAAGCAAAAGGACCTTGGGCAATAGTCTTGGCCCCGACTCGTGAGCTGGCAATTCAAATTAAAAAAGATGCTGATTTACTCGGCCGCTACACAGGCTTAAAAAGTTTGGCAGTTTACGGTGGCACCAATATTGAGCATCAAAAAAACCTATTTAAAGCAGCCAATATAGATATCGTTATCGGCACCCCAGGCCGTATCATTGATCTATACAAGCAAAAGGTTTTTCGCCTTAAAAACATAGAAGTCTGTGTACTCGACGAAGCAGATAGAATGTTTGATCTTGGCTTTATCGACGACATCCGCTACTTACTCAAGCAAATGCCTCCTGCACAAGAACGCTTAAACCTTCTGTTCAGTGCAACCATGGCACAAAAAGTTCAAGAGCTGGCCTACGAATATTTCAACGCACCTGAAACGATCAGCATTGAAAGCGATCAGCCAACCGCTGATAACGTCACACAAGTGCTTTACCACACAGCCAAGCATGAAAAAACACCATTGCTACTCGGAATTTTGGCACAGGAACAACCTAGCCGCAGTATTGTATTTCTTAACACCAAGCGTGACCTTGAGCGATTGAGTGTCGTCCTAGAAGCCAATGGCTACCCTAATGCAGCTTTATCCGGCGATATAGCACAGAAAAAACGCGAACAAGTCATCAAGGATTTTCAAAGTGGTAAAACAAATATTGTCGTAGCAACTGATGTTGCTGCACGTGGCTTACATATTCCCGACGTTAGCCATGTATTCAACTATGACTTACCACAAGCGGCTGAAGACTATGTTCACCGTATAGGCCGAACTGCTCGAGCCGGCGCCAGTGGTAAAGCTGTCAGCTTTGCTTGTGAAGAATATGTTTATTCATTGCCCGAAATTGAGCATTACATTGACAATAAAATCCCCGTCGAAAATATTAACGATGAATTACTTGCTGACGTAATTCCTCCTAGTGACGAGGCGCTCGCAGCATTAAAGAGTGAGCAGCGCCAGCGTCGAGAACAAGCAGGAAATCGTGGCAACCGACGCAATGGTAACGGACGAAGCAATAATACTCGAACTGACAACCGCAAGCGTACACCTCGCCGCAACAATCGTCAAAACCAGGACAACCACGGTAATCGTTAA
- a CDS encoding DUF2799 domain-containing protein → MKLRISLRNIMRYTVPMCGVFFYGCATLSEKDCHLGRWYDIGFRDGSRGYSISRLADHRDACIEYAIEPNQEIWKQGWMEGLQHYCRAENAYEVGRTGEHFNMAVCSNQNELEVAYQDGLRIYETALEISELKQERAELVKNAKETLQSRQFESDRELLLYREQLYFRLRQIDRELRLLRWDQLLTD, encoded by the coding sequence ATGAAACTGCGTATCTCATTGCGTAATATCATGCGATACACCGTACCTATGTGCGGTGTATTTTTTTATGGCTGTGCCACCTTGAGTGAAAAAGATTGTCACTTGGGCCGATGGTATGACATTGGGTTTCGTGATGGATCACGTGGTTATTCAATCTCGCGCTTAGCGGATCATCGTGATGCTTGTATAGAGTATGCGATTGAACCCAACCAAGAAATTTGGAAGCAAGGTTGGATGGAAGGTTTGCAGCACTACTGTCGTGCTGAAAATGCTTATGAGGTAGGGCGGACTGGCGAGCATTTTAATATGGCTGTTTGTTCTAATCAAAATGAGTTAGAAGTCGCATATCAAGATGGACTGCGCATTTATGAGACTGCTCTTGAAATAAGCGAATTGAAGCAAGAGCGTGCGGAGTTGGTGAAAAATGCTAAAGAAACGCTGCAGAGCAGACAATTTGAAAGTGATCGTGAACTGCTGCTTTATCGTGAGCAACTCTATTTTAGGCTGCGCCAGATAGACCGTGAATTGCGTTTGCTGCGTTGGGATCAGTTACTTACAGATTAA
- the ilvC gene encoding ketol-acid reductoisomerase: MKVFYDHDADMSVLQGKKVAIIGYGSQGHAHANNLNDSGVDVTVGLRKGGASWKKAENAGLTVKEVNEAVKDADVVMILLPDESIAEVYQQIEADIKEGAALAFAHGFNVHYGQVKPRADLDVIMVAPKAPGHTVRSTYQGGGGVPHLIAIDQDQSGKARDVAMAYAVANGGGKAGIIETSFKEETETDLFGEQAVLCGGTVELIKAGFETLVEAGYAPEMAYFECLHELKLIVDLIYEGGIANMNYSISNNAEFGEYVTGPRVINEESKWAMRECLENIQNGEYAKQFISEYKVGAPGMTSRRRLNSEHQIEVVGAKLRDMMPWIKANRLVDQEKN, translated from the coding sequence ATGAAAGTTTTTTATGATCATGATGCAGATATGTCTGTATTGCAGGGTAAGAAAGTAGCTATTATCGGCTACGGCTCTCAGGGTCACGCTCATGCGAATAACCTGAATGACTCAGGTGTCGACGTCACAGTTGGGTTGCGCAAAGGTGGCGCAAGCTGGAAAAAAGCTGAAAATGCTGGCTTGACCGTCAAAGAAGTTAATGAAGCGGTTAAAGATGCAGATGTTGTCATGATTTTGTTGCCAGATGAGTCTATTGCAGAAGTCTATCAGCAGATTGAAGCTGATATTAAAGAAGGCGCTGCTTTAGCTTTTGCTCACGGCTTTAACGTGCATTATGGCCAGGTTAAGCCACGTGCTGATTTGGATGTAATCATGGTAGCTCCTAAAGCACCTGGTCATACAGTACGCTCGACCTATCAAGGTGGCGGTGGTGTCCCGCATCTGATCGCCATCGATCAGGACCAAAGTGGTAAGGCTCGCGATGTGGCTATGGCATATGCTGTCGCCAATGGTGGTGGCAAAGCGGGTATCATCGAAACCAGCTTTAAAGAGGAAACTGAAACTGACTTATTCGGTGAGCAAGCAGTTCTTTGCGGTGGTACAGTTGAGTTAATCAAAGCAGGCTTTGAAACACTCGTTGAAGCTGGCTATGCACCGGAAATGGCTTATTTTGAATGCTTGCACGAACTCAAGCTGATTGTTGATTTGATTTATGAGGGCGGTATTGCCAACATGAACTACTCAATCTCAAATAATGCTGAGTTTGGTGAGTACGTTACTGGCCCGCGTGTTATTAACGAAGAAAGTAAATGGGCAATGCGTGAGTGTCTGGAAAATATTCAAAATGGTGAGTACGCCAAGCAGTTTATTTCAGAGTACAAGGTTGGAGCGCCTGGTATGACTTCACGCCGTCGCTTGAATAGTGAGCATCAAATCGAAGTCGTCGGTGCTAAGCTGCGCGATATGATGCCTTGGATTAAAGCAAACCGCTTGGTTGACCAAGAAAAGAACTAA
- the ilvN gene encoding acetolactate synthase small subunit, translating into MMTRRHVVSVLMANEAGSLSRVVGLFSARGFNIDSLNVAPTQTPSVSRLTLVTFCDDQLIEQINKQLNKLVDVIKLVEIEEHELIDREMMMVKIIADAESRGNYMQLADTFRAKVVDICPTNLVVELTGSPRKLDAFIAMIEPENIRELARTGLTGVAVTGSGKCLEL; encoded by the coding sequence ATGATGACACGCAGACATGTTGTATCGGTATTGATGGCTAATGAGGCTGGGTCATTGTCACGCGTTGTTGGTTTATTCTCTGCGCGTGGTTTTAACATCGATAGCCTCAACGTTGCTCCGACACAAACACCTTCTGTATCTCGCTTGACGTTAGTTACCTTCTGCGATGATCAGTTAATTGAGCAAATCAACAAACAGCTTAATAAGCTGGTTGATGTGATCAAACTGGTTGAGATCGAAGAGCATGAGCTGATTGACCGCGAGATGATGATGGTCAAGATTATTGCTGATGCTGAGTCGCGTGGTAATTACATGCAGCTGGCTGATACTTTCCGCGCTAAAGTAGTTGATATTTGCCCAACGAACCTCGTGGTTGAGTTAACAGGGTCGCCACGTAAGCTTGATGCGTTTATTGCGATGATAGAACCTGAAAATATCCGTGAATTGGCCCGCACAGGCCTGACCGGTGTCGCCGTGACTGGCTCTGGTAAGTGCTTAGAGCTCTGA
- the ilvB gene encoding biosynthetic-type acetolactate synthase large subunit produces the protein MATRKHRLNGAEIIIEALKAEGTEFVFGYPGGAVLHIYDALYKQEDIVHVLARHEQGALHAADGYARATGKVGVALVTSGPGLTNAVTGIATAHADSIPMVVFSGQVPSSLIGNDAFQEVDAVGITRPCVKHSYLVKDVNQLADTIKKAFYIASSGRPGPVLIDIPKDVSAQEAPFHYDDAPVHIPSYQPTVEGHIGQIKKALKMLKKAKRPMLYSGGGVVIDNASEEMTLLARRLNMPVTNTLMGLGAYPANDRQFVGMLGMHGTFEANMAMHHCDVLFAVGARFDDRVTGNLEKFCPKAKIIHIDIDPSSIAKNVKVDIPIVGSVKSVMQEMVRLTADDTFDSTRIEPWWKQIEEWRKVDSLGFDESGDRIKPQRVIKTLYEITGGNAIVTSDVGQHQMWAAQYFGFHEPRRWINSGGLGTMGFGYPAAIGAKLGRPDEDVYCITGEGSIQMMLQEMTTARQYNVPTKIICLNNGYLGMVRQWQEFFYDKRYSMSYMDSLPDFIKLAEAYGHSGVRIEKPEELESKLREVVAMKDKTVFVDILTDPSENVYPMIPSGGGQADMLLAGRDKMKSVFSEGMVLV, from the coding sequence ATGGCGACGAGAAAACATCGGCTTAACGGCGCAGAAATCATCATTGAGGCTCTTAAAGCAGAAGGTACTGAATTTGTCTTCGGTTATCCTGGTGGAGCTGTTCTACATATTTACGACGCATTATATAAGCAAGAAGATATTGTGCATGTCCTTGCACGCCATGAACAGGGTGCATTGCACGCTGCTGATGGCTATGCACGCGCAACAGGAAAAGTTGGCGTAGCACTGGTCACTTCGGGGCCGGGCTTGACCAATGCGGTAACCGGCATTGCTACGGCACATGCCGATTCAATCCCTATGGTTGTATTCTCCGGGCAGGTGCCATCTTCCTTGATTGGTAACGATGCATTTCAGGAAGTGGATGCTGTAGGGATAACTCGCCCGTGCGTTAAGCACAGCTATTTGGTTAAGGACGTCAATCAATTGGCGGATACAATCAAAAAAGCATTTTACATAGCAAGTAGTGGTCGTCCTGGTCCTGTTTTAATTGATATCCCTAAAGATGTCAGTGCGCAAGAAGCACCATTCCATTATGACGATGCACCAGTTCATATTCCGTCTTACCAGCCAACGGTAGAAGGGCACATCGGGCAAATCAAGAAAGCATTGAAAATGCTGAAAAAGGCAAAGCGACCGATGCTGTATTCAGGTGGTGGCGTCGTAATCGACAATGCCAGCGAGGAAATGACGCTGCTCGCACGCCGGTTGAATATGCCAGTAACCAATACTTTGATGGGGCTTGGCGCATATCCGGCTAATGACCGTCAATTTGTCGGTATGCTGGGCATGCATGGTACTTTTGAAGCCAATATGGCTATGCACCATTGTGATGTACTGTTTGCCGTAGGCGCGCGTTTTGATGATCGTGTTACTGGAAATTTGGAAAAGTTTTGCCCTAAAGCAAAAATTATTCATATAGATATTGATCCTTCTTCTATTGCTAAAAACGTCAAAGTAGATATTCCAATAGTTGGTTCAGTGAAGTCGGTCATGCAAGAAATGGTCCGTCTCACAGCTGATGATACCTTTGACAGTACACGGATCGAGCCGTGGTGGAAGCAAATTGAAGAGTGGCGCAAGGTTGATAGCCTGGGCTTTGATGAGTCGGGAGATCGTATTAAACCTCAGCGAGTTATTAAGACACTTTATGAGATCACTGGTGGTAATGCGATCGTGACCTCAGATGTGGGGCAGCATCAAATGTGGGCGGCACAATATTTTGGATTCCACGAGCCGCGTAGGTGGATCAACTCTGGTGGCCTTGGCACGATGGGCTTCGGTTATCCGGCGGCAATTGGTGCGAAACTCGGCCGCCCGGATGAAGATGTTTATTGTATTACGGGTGAAGGTAGCATTCAGATGATGCTGCAAGAAATGACGACCGCTCGTCAATACAACGTCCCAACCAAGATTATTTGCCTGAATAATGGCTATCTCGGTATGGTGCGCCAGTGGCAGGAGTTTTTCTATGATAAGCGTTATTCGATGAGTTATATGGATTCGCTGCCAGACTTTATTAAATTGGCTGAGGCTTATGGCCACAGTGGCGTACGTATTGAAAAGCCAGAAGAGCTTGAGAGTAAGCTGCGTGAAGTTGTGGCAATGAAAGACAAGACGGTGTTTGTCGATATTCTCACTGACCCAAGTGAAAACGTTTATCCAATGATTCCGTCTGGCGGTGGCCAAGCAGATATGCTGTTGGCCGGGCGCGATAAGATGAAATCGGTATTTAGCGAAGGGATGGTGTTGGTATGA
- a CDS encoding methyltransferase domain-containing protein gives MAALMNRFDQIGDHFIKNIHKRAKGVIRLAVLQRDLAELVEQKTELHILDAGGGAGQMAMWFLAQGCRVTLIDQSKLLLKQAWEAACACGVEDRLTIIHGDLADENSYPKGMKYDGVCCHAVLEWVADFEPILNQILVRLSCGGFFSLMYYNRSALNFIHHIYGNFEYVDQGLINRNAAKLTPSSPRTRQEVDQLLEGRYLSRYSLTGVRCFYDYMKPRDRARNSEKELIIRELGMSTEKEYLPIARYIHDLRILSIP, from the coding sequence ATGGCGGCCTTGATGAATCGTTTTGACCAAATTGGTGATCATTTTATTAAAAACATACACAAACGGGCTAAAGGGGTAATTCGTCTAGCCGTACTGCAAAGAGATCTTGCAGAGCTTGTTGAGCAGAAAACAGAGCTACATATCCTCGATGCAGGTGGTGGCGCCGGTCAAATGGCCATGTGGTTTTTAGCTCAAGGATGTCGTGTCACACTTATTGATCAATCCAAGCTACTGTTGAAGCAGGCTTGGGAAGCTGCATGTGCGTGTGGGGTTGAAGATCGTTTGACTATTATCCACGGTGATTTGGCTGATGAGAATAGCTATCCAAAAGGCATGAAATATGATGGTGTTTGTTGCCATGCGGTATTGGAATGGGTAGCAGATTTTGAGCCGATCTTGAATCAGATATTGGTACGCTTGTCCTGTGGCGGCTTTTTTTCTTTGATGTATTACAACCGTAGCGCGTTGAACTTCATTCATCATATATATGGTAATTTTGAATATGTTGATCAGGGCCTGATTAATCGTAATGCAGCAAAACTCACACCTTCATCACCAAGGACACGACAGGAAGTGGATCAATTACTTGAAGGCAGGTATCTGTCCCGCTATTCACTGACTGGGGTGCGGTGTTTTTACGACTATATGAAGCCTAGGGATCGTGCTAGAAACAGTGAAAAAGAGCTGATAATACGAGAGTTAGGAATGTCGACAGAGAAGGAATATTTGCCTATCGCGCGATATATTCATGATTTAAGAATATTATCTATACCATAA
- a CDS encoding ferritin-like domain-containing protein: MCNQLYPAIYKALTDNDTNNKIKQVYALYQGYKDGLYARSPSEVVSLTAPGRPEHPILVEPKDVPRRRLGSKTGICAMLHAIAHIEFNAINLALDAAYRFQDMPEDFYADWLLVAKEEAYHFTLISERLEMLGSYYGAFPAHDGLWQACTETEHDVMVRMALVPRVMEARGLDVTPGIQKKLREHGEERSAQLLDIIYRDEHGHVAIGSKWFKYCCAERGLNYRETFSDLLSNYLKAKVRGPFNIEARLQAGFDDLEMAMLEDIAQ; the protein is encoded by the coding sequence ATGTGTAACCAACTTTATCCAGCTATCTATAAAGCACTTACAGACAACGACACTAACAATAAAATCAAACAAGTCTATGCACTTTACCAAGGCTATAAAGATGGGCTTTATGCAAGATCACCTAGCGAAGTAGTATCACTGACGGCACCAGGCCGACCAGAACACCCAATTTTGGTCGAGCCCAAGGACGTCCCCAGAAGACGCCTCGGTAGCAAAACTGGAATTTGCGCTATGCTTCACGCCATCGCACACATTGAATTTAACGCCATTAATCTCGCACTTGATGCTGCCTATCGTTTCCAGGACATGCCAGAAGACTTCTATGCAGACTGGCTGTTGGTTGCAAAAGAGGAAGCCTATCACTTCACCCTCATCAGTGAGCGCTTGGAGATGCTCGGCAGTTACTATGGCGCATTCCCGGCACATGATGGCTTATGGCAAGCGTGTACTGAGACAGAACATGACGTAATGGTGCGTATGGCTTTGGTGCCGCGAGTCATGGAAGCAAGAGGGCTGGATGTCACACCCGGTATACAAAAAAAATTACGCGAACACGGAGAAGAGCGAAGTGCACAGCTGCTCGATATCATTTATCGTGACGAGCATGGGCACGTCGCAATTGGTTCAAAGTGGTTCAAATACTGCTGCGCCGAGCGTGGCTTGAACTATAGAGAAACGTTTAGTGATTTGCTCAGCAATTACTTAAAAGCCAAAGTAAGGGGTCCATTTAATATCGAAGCGCGCCTACAAGCCGGATTTGATGATTTGGAAATGGCCATGCTCGAAGATATCGCACAGTAA
- a CDS encoding paraquat-inducible protein A, whose protein sequence is MSGPRKKWRILMLLVIFSGLLTLGAGLIIPMMTVKKLILVQNTFSVLSGIGALLADKTFGLGVILLAFSVLFPIAKLLGMAAYIFYYPSIPNALVHWQKWLGKLAKFSMLDVFVVALMLMILKLGVLVEVEIHAGIYWFTVSVVISMIAGILIENDIEARL, encoded by the coding sequence ATGAGTGGACCAAGAAAAAAATGGCGTATTCTGATGCTGCTTGTCATTTTTAGCGGTCTGCTGACTTTGGGTGCTGGATTGATCATTCCGATGATGACCGTTAAAAAGCTGATTCTGGTACAAAATACGTTTAGTGTTCTTTCCGGAATTGGTGCCTTGCTGGCTGATAAAACATTTGGGTTGGGGGTAATTCTACTCGCATTCAGCGTACTTTTCCCGATTGCAAAATTGCTGGGCATGGCAGCGTATATTTTTTATTACCCGTCTATTCCTAATGCTCTGGTCCATTGGCAAAAGTGGTTGGGTAAGCTGGCTAAGTTCTCGATGCTCGATGTTTTTGTCGTGGCATTGATGTTGATGATTCTTAAGCTTGGTGTGTTGGTTGAAGTTGAAATTCACGCAGGTATTTATTGGTTTACAGTATCTGTCGTCATCTCGATGATTGCAGGTATTCTGATCGAAAATGATATAGAGGCGCGCCTGTAA
- a CDS encoding DUF1249 domain-containing protein: MRHRRFMRDNPSLLALYENNYMLFRLLLPHLPQQEGWYVLESEGRRPAYLHRVSLHPYTSEWLLAHHFPHHAGRLLAPDHQIRVYHDARLVEARIDTQSVPVTQQRQAKVTRNRALGEWLDYCYRHGYRLNVNVAPDDLPDGLPAVGVLA; encoded by the coding sequence ATGCGACATCGTCGATTTATGCGTGATAACCCGTCGTTACTCGCGCTTTATGAAAATAACTACATGCTATTTCGCCTTTTGCTGCCGCATTTGCCTCAGCAAGAGGGGTGGTATGTACTGGAATCTGAAGGGCGTAGACCTGCTTATTTGCACCGTGTGAGCTTGCATCCATATACCAGTGAGTGGCTGTTGGCCCATCATTTTCCACATCACGCTGGGCGACTTTTAGCCCCGGATCATCAAATCCGTGTTTATCACGATGCTCGTTTGGTTGAAGCACGGATTGATACTCAGTCAGTCCCTGTTACGCAGCAGCGTCAGGCCAAAGTTACGCGCAATCGGGCACTCGGTGAGTGGCTTGATTATTGCTATCGTCATGGTTATCGATTGAATGTCAACGTTGCGCCTGATGATTTGCCGGACGGTCTTCCAGCAGTTGGGGTATTGGCATGA
- a CDS encoding adenine phosphoribosyltransferase codes for MDWQDLVIDIPNYPKPGITFKDITPLLANGEGFRAAIEEMALFCEREDLLPDVLACPEARGFIFASALAQRLGIGFIPLRKPGKLPRKTATFNYDLEYGQDTLEVHAEDIKPGMRIMMVDDVLATGGTMSACIQLLESLGGKVIGAAFLLEILELNGRKKLNNIPVLSLIRD; via the coding sequence ATGGATTGGCAAGATCTCGTAATCGACATCCCTAACTACCCAAAACCAGGCATCACTTTTAAAGACATCACACCATTGCTTGCAAACGGCGAAGGCTTTCGTGCGGCTATAGAGGAGATGGCGCTATTTTGTGAGCGAGAAGACTTGCTGCCAGATGTTCTCGCTTGCCCAGAGGCACGAGGCTTTATTTTTGCTTCTGCCCTTGCGCAAAGACTCGGCATTGGCTTTATTCCTCTGCGCAAACCCGGCAAGCTACCTCGCAAAACCGCGACATTTAACTATGATCTTGAATATGGCCAAGACACTTTGGAAGTACATGCCGAGGATATCAAACCAGGTATGCGGATAATGATGGTAGATGACGTCCTGGCTACAGGTGGAACCATGAGTGCCTGCATTCAGTTATTAGAATCATTAGGTGGCAAAGTAATCGGCGCAGCCTTTTTACTTGAGATCCTCGAATTGAATGGTCGTAAGAAACTCAACAACATACCGGTACTCAGCCTGATTCGTGACTGA
- a CDS encoding Bax inhibitor-1/YccA family protein, with product MQHNQTIEHVSSEGILARNKVLRQTYVLLGMNVLFSAVCAYIGMAMGIGQIPWFVAMIALIGLSMGINANRNSGVGIVLLFALTGFLGLYVSNILSMYFAAGAGSVVVKALVGTGIMFFGLSAYVLTTGKNFTFLGGFLFVGVMVALLAGIGAMVFGMTALSLVVSGAFLLIFAGYVLYDTSNIVHGYETNYIVATLGLFMNIFNIFLSLLNLIGAFSND from the coding sequence ATGCAACACAATCAAACTATTGAGCATGTTTCATCAGAAGGTATTCTCGCGAGAAACAAGGTACTACGCCAAACTTACGTACTTTTGGGGATGAATGTCCTGTTTAGTGCTGTTTGTGCCTACATTGGCATGGCTATGGGCATTGGTCAAATCCCTTGGTTTGTCGCTATGATTGCACTGATTGGCCTTTCTATGGGTATCAATGCCAACCGCAACAGCGGTGTTGGCATCGTCCTACTCTTTGCTTTAACCGGCTTCTTAGGCCTCTACGTCTCTAATATCCTCAGCATGTATTTTGCTGCTGGTGCTGGTAGCGTGGTCGTCAAAGCATTGGTCGGCACCGGCATTATGTTTTTTGGCCTTTCAGCCTATGTACTGACCACAGGTAAGAACTTCACCTTCCTCGGTGGCTTCTTGTTCGTCGGTGTCATGGTTGCCTTATTGGCCGGTATTGGTGCAATGGTCTTTGGCATGACTGCATTGTCGTTGGTTGTATCTGGCGCATTCTTGCTAATCTTTGCAGGTTACGTCCTGTATGACACAAGCAATATCGTTCATGGCTATGAAACCAATTACATCGTTGCCACTCTTGGCTTATTCATGAATATTTTCAATATCTTCCTGAGCCTGCTAAATCTGATTGGCGCGTTCAGCAACGATTAA
- a CDS encoding paraquat-inducible protein A produces MIIHNRIACPYCDTIYDKKHLQPNESLVCSVCHTTIDRGAADFRRAFIFALTGVILFVIANAYPFITIELAGQQTTITIASSIDSLFNNRLDILGILVFFLIIITPLWYLLGVVWVVLSFRFNIAISLTRRFLHLMTHLSPWNMLEVYLVGVLVMIVKVMQMADIHFDYGFWAFSALMGCSILANYYFDLADAVTHAYTEERA; encoded by the coding sequence ATGATTATTCACAACCGTATTGCCTGCCCCTACTGCGATACCATATACGATAAGAAACATCTTCAACCCAATGAATCTTTAGTATGTTCAGTCTGTCACACGACTATTGATCGTGGCGCAGCAGACTTTCGGCGCGCATTTATTTTCGCATTAACCGGCGTTATTTTATTTGTCATTGCGAATGCTTATCCGTTTATTACAATCGAACTTGCGGGTCAACAAACTACGATCACAATCGCATCGAGCATTGATTCTCTGTTTAATAACCGATTAGACATACTCGGCATTTTGGTATTTTTTCTGATCATCATTACGCCACTGTGGTACTTGCTTGGCGTAGTTTGGGTGGTACTGAGTTTCCGCTTTAATATTGCCATATCTTTGACACGGCGTTTTCTGCACCTAATGACCCACCTTTCTCCCTGGAATATGCTCGAGGTATATTTGGTAGGTGTATTGGTTATGATCGTTAAAGTCATGCAAATGGCTGACATACATTTTGATTACGGATTTTGGGCCTTTTCAGCACTGATGGGGTGCTCCATTTTAGCGAACTATTACTTTGACCTTGCCGATGCGGTTACTCATGCCTACACTGAAGAACGAGCCTGA
- a CDS encoding paraquat-inducible protein A: MPTLKNEPDTCREYGFCNCLECGAVVKKDITLCPRCHSHLHSRKPKSLQKSWMFLITSIILFFPANLLPITYTRTIGQPVQVDTIMSSILFLWHHGSYAVASIIFVASIFTPFFKIAVLLYLLTHPAPKRPPVIQTKLYRFIHFVGRWSMIDVFVVALLGALVQNNLASITPGAGIFAFAAVVVATMFATEQFDIRILWDKYRDYSCKNQS, translated from the coding sequence ATGCCTACACTGAAGAACGAGCCTGATACCTGCCGTGAATACGGCTTTTGTAACTGCCTCGAATGCGGTGCAGTTGTTAAGAAAGATATTACACTGTGCCCACGTTGCCACAGCCACTTGCACAGCAGAAAACCAAAGTCGCTACAGAAATCGTGGATGTTTCTCATCACATCCATCATTCTTTTTTTCCCGGCCAACCTGCTACCGATCACTTATACAAGAACCATCGGTCAACCGGTTCAAGTAGATACCATCATGAGTAGTATTTTGTTTTTATGGCACCATGGGTCTTACGCAGTAGCCAGTATTATATTTGTAGCCAGCATCTTTACGCCATTTTTTAAAATAGCTGTATTGCTTTATTTATTAACCCACCCAGCGCCAAAACGTCCGCCTGTCATACAAACCAAGCTTTACCGCTTCATCCACTTTGTGGGCCGTTGGTCAATGATTGACGTTTTTGTTGTGGCGCTGCTTGGTGCGTTAGTGCAAAATAATTTGGCCAGCATTACGCCCGGTGCTGGTATCTTTGCCTTTGCGGCGGTAGTTGTCGCAACGATGTTCGCCACGGAACAATTTGATATTAGAATTTTATGGGATAAATACCGAGACTATTCATGCAAGAACCAATCATAA